From the genome of Colletotrichum higginsianum IMI 349063 chromosome 4, whole genome shotgun sequence, one region includes:
- a CDS encoding Nucleotide binding protein: MRPTLSRPFQYTLRVLGHENPLGLPKSGTPPNWPKKPVQRKIRGVEKVIAVSSAKGGVGKSTIAANLSLAFARLGYRAGILDTDIFGPSIPTLFNLSGEPRLSQNNQLVPMTNYGVKTMSMGYLVPEEDAVVWRGPMVMKAIQQLLHEVDWGALDILVLDLPPGTGDTQLTITQQLLLDGSIIVTTPHTLAVKDAVKGINMFNKVNVNILGLIQNMSLFNCPHCHGNTHVFGSNERVERMCRDHNISFLGDVPLHQSIGDNADLGKPTVAAEPTSERAEIFLKIARDIAPKIDLCMP, translated from the exons ATGAGGCCGACGCTATCCCGGCCATTTCAATACACTCTCCGAGTGCTCGGCCATGAGAATCCCTTG GGACTCCCCAAGTCAGGCACGCCGCCGAATTGGCCCAAGAAACCTGTCCAGCGCAAGATCCGTGGCGTAGAAAAGgtcatcgccgtctcgtcCGCCAAGGGTGGCGTTGGCAAGAGTACGATTGCAG CAAACCTATCACTGGCCTTTGCCCGACTCGGTTACCGCGCTGGCATTTTGGACACCGACATCTTTGGTCCATCTATCCCGACGCTCTTCAACCTGTCGGGAGAGCCTCGGTTGTCACAAA ACAACCAGCTGGTCCCAATGACAAACTATGGTGTCAAGACTATGTCGATGGGCTACCTCGTACCAGAAGAGGACGCTGTGGTGTGGAGAGGACCGATGGTGATGAAGGCTATCCAACAACTACTTCACGAAGTTGACTGGGGCGCCTTGGACATCCTTGTTCTTGATCTGCCTCCTGGTACCGGCGACACGCAGCTAACCATTACTCAgcagcttcttcttgatg GgtccatcatcgtcaccacGCCTCACACACTCGCCGTCAAGGATGCTGTCAAGGGCATCAACATGTTTAACAAGGTCAACGTCAACATCTTGGGCTTGATCCAGAACATGTCACTCTTCAACTGCCCACATTGTCACGGCAATACGCACGTCTTCGGGTCCAATGAGAGAGTCGAGCGCATGTGCAGAGACCACAACATCAGCTTCCTGGGCGACGTCCCCTTGCACCAATCCATCGGCGACAATGCAGACCTGGGCAAGCCTACTGTTGCGGCAGAGCCGACGAGCGAGAGGGCCGAAATCTTCCTCAAGATCGCCAGAGACATTGCGCCGAAGATTGACCTTTGCATGCCTTAG